A part of Nocardioides sp. WS12 genomic DNA contains:
- the trxA gene encoding thioredoxin — translation MSTIDLTSGNFEQTVLDNDIVFVDFWASWCGPCRNFAPIYESAAEQHGDLVFGSVNTEEEQQLASAARVSSIPTLMAFKNGTLVFSQAGALPAPALEQVIAAVRAVDVPAATNESNDADEANDA, via the coding sequence ATGTCCACCATCGACCTGACGTCCGGCAACTTCGAGCAGACCGTGCTCGACAACGACATCGTCTTCGTTGACTTCTGGGCGTCGTGGTGCGGCCCGTGCCGCAACTTCGCGCCCATCTACGAGTCCGCGGCGGAGCAGCACGGCGACCTGGTCTTCGGATCGGTCAACACCGAGGAAGAGCAGCAGCTCGCCTCGGCAGCCCGCGTGTCGTCGATTCCCACGCTCATGGCGTTCAAGAACGGCACGCTCGTGTTCTCGCAGGCCGGTGCCCTCCCGGCGCCCGCCCTGGAGCAGGTCATTGCTGCGGTGCGCGCCGTCGACGTACCGGCCGCGACGAACGAGTCGAACGACGCGGACGAAGCGAACGACGCCTGA
- a CDS encoding GH25 family lysozyme — protein sequence MNLRSALAAMVVAGLLTGLLTGCGEATPSDEPVETTTPSALATTTPPVETVEPVETSTPAPTEAEVGGDGGPRQGIDASHHQGPIDWAKVADHGISFAYLKATEGTGFVDPRFAAHRRRASKYGVAVAGYHYFQLCSDGTAQAAHFIDVLGDGGAEALAPAVDLELVGSCTTPPARATLLAEVREFLAAVDKEYATKTVVYLYPDFEERFGFATDLADHPQWVRRIGDRAPRRPWEIWQYDDHGSVPGIAGPADLNLMQPSS from the coding sequence ATGAATCTCCGGAGCGCTCTGGCCGCGATGGTCGTGGCCGGGCTGCTGACCGGGCTGCTGACCGGGTGCGGTGAAGCGACCCCGTCGGACGAGCCTGTCGAGACCACGACGCCGTCAGCGCTCGCGACCACCACGCCGCCCGTCGAGACTGTCGAGCCTGTCGAGACCAGCACGCCTGCCCCCACGGAGGCCGAGGTCGGCGGCGATGGCGGTCCACGCCAGGGGATCGACGCCTCCCACCACCAGGGCCCGATCGACTGGGCGAAGGTCGCCGACCACGGCATCTCCTTCGCCTACCTCAAGGCCACCGAGGGCACCGGCTTCGTCGACCCGCGCTTCGCCGCGCACCGCAGGCGTGCGAGCAAGTACGGCGTCGCCGTCGCCGGCTACCACTACTTCCAGCTCTGCTCCGACGGCACCGCCCAGGCTGCTCACTTCATCGACGTCCTCGGCGACGGAGGTGCCGAAGCGCTCGCCCCGGCAGTGGATCTCGAGCTCGTCGGCAGCTGCACCACCCCGCCGGCACGCGCCACCCTGCTCGCCGAGGTGCGGGAGTTCCTCGCCGCCGTGGACAAGGAGTACGCCACGAAGACGGTGGTCTACCTGTACCCCGACTTCGAGGAGCGCTTCGGCTTCGCCACCGACCTCGCTGACCACCCGCAGTGGGTCCGCCGGATCGGCGACCGCGCTCCGCGCCGCCCCTGGGAGATCTGGCAGTACGACGACCACGGCTCCGTCCCCGGCATCGCCGGCCCCGCCGACCTGAACCTGATGCAGCCCTCGTCCTGA
- a CDS encoding NAD-dependent epimerase/dehydratase family protein, whose translation MRLLVLGGTQFLSHAVAADAVRRGHEVVCANRGQSGRVPPGVTQVRWDRSEPAPDALAEAGPFDAVVDIARQPSHVRHALDAVSDAHWVYVSSISVYADDADPSGPGSGALKTPIAEDVDLATDPEAYGGLKVTCEQLVLDAASSAAVVRPGLIVGPGDPTGRFSYWARRSVATGEVLGPGDPGDLVDVIDVRDLATWLVDLADRRTPGTFDAIGPAVPFADLLRDALPDADVVWVDQEFLSGQGVQPWAGPDSIPLWLPRPEYDGMLAHDAAPAVAAGLVLRPIKDTASDTRAWLESDPAARIDGITTEREAELLAAWKDR comes from the coding sequence ATGAGACTCCTCGTGCTCGGTGGCACACAGTTCCTTTCCCACGCGGTCGCGGCGGACGCCGTACGACGGGGGCACGAGGTGGTGTGTGCCAACCGTGGCCAGTCGGGAAGGGTCCCGCCCGGCGTCACGCAGGTGCGCTGGGACCGCTCCGAACCGGCGCCGGACGCGTTGGCCGAGGCCGGCCCGTTCGACGCGGTCGTCGACATCGCCCGCCAGCCGTCCCACGTTCGGCACGCCCTCGATGCGGTTTCCGATGCGCACTGGGTCTACGTCTCCTCGATCTCCGTGTACGCCGACGACGCGGACCCGTCCGGGCCGGGCAGCGGGGCGCTGAAGACCCCGATCGCCGAGGACGTCGATCTCGCCACCGACCCCGAGGCGTACGGCGGCCTCAAGGTCACGTGCGAACAACTGGTCCTGGACGCCGCATCCTCGGCGGCCGTCGTCCGTCCCGGACTGATCGTCGGACCCGGCGATCCGACGGGGCGATTCAGTTACTGGGCTCGCCGATCCGTCGCGACCGGAGAGGTCCTCGGGCCCGGCGATCCGGGGGATCTGGTCGACGTCATCGACGTACGCGACCTCGCGACGTGGCTCGTCGATCTCGCCGATCGTCGTACGCCCGGCACGTTCGACGCCATCGGGCCAGCGGTCCCGTTCGCGGACCTCCTGCGCGACGCCCTTCCTGACGCTGATGTCGTGTGGGTGGACCAGGAGTTCCTCAGCGGCCAGGGCGTGCAGCCGTGGGCCGGACCGGACAGCATCCCGCTCTGGCTCCCGCGTCCCGAGTACGACGGCATGCTGGCCCACGACGCAGCGCCGGCCGTGGCTGCGGGGCTGGTGCTGCGCCCCATCAAGGACACGGCCAGCGACACCCGCGCCTGGCTCGAGTCGGATCCGGCCGCTCGCATCGACGGGATCACGACGGAGCGCGAGGCCGAACTGCTTGCCGCATGGAAGGACCGCTGA
- a CDS encoding exodeoxyribonuclease III — MLRIATVNINGIRAAHRRGFDDWLATRGCDVITLQEVRCPVDALPEGAFGDFHAAYDAGTIAGRNGVAVLTRTPPDSVRTWAVPDPAQPLPRALRPHALEGRYIEVDLADHPITVASLYLPKGGLPAHLQVPNRMREAPDGGAKYDRKMAFLGGFARHLTNARRNAAAAGREFLLTGDLNVAHDRQDVANWRRSNQVEGFLPEERAWLDSQLTPRTLVDVVRRLHPDAEGPYSWWSWLGRAYEKDAGWRIDYHLATPGLARSARAAVVDREHRGTRLSDHAPVVVDYDVS; from the coding sequence GTGCTCCGCATCGCCACCGTCAACATCAACGGCATCCGGGCCGCCCACCGGCGCGGCTTCGATGACTGGTTGGCGACCCGCGGCTGCGACGTCATCACCCTCCAGGAAGTGCGCTGCCCCGTCGACGCGTTGCCCGAGGGAGCGTTCGGCGACTTCCACGCCGCCTACGACGCGGGCACGATCGCGGGGCGCAACGGGGTGGCCGTACTGACGCGCACTCCGCCCGACAGCGTGCGCACCTGGGCGGTGCCGGATCCCGCGCAGCCGCTCCCGCGTGCACTGCGCCCCCACGCGCTGGAGGGCCGCTACATCGAGGTCGACCTCGCCGACCACCCGATCACGGTGGCCAGCCTGTACCTGCCCAAGGGTGGACTGCCAGCCCACCTGCAGGTTCCGAACCGGATGAGGGAAGCCCCGGACGGCGGTGCGAAGTACGACCGCAAGATGGCCTTTCTCGGAGGGTTCGCGCGCCACCTGACCAACGCCCGCCGGAACGCGGCGGCTGCCGGTCGAGAGTTCCTGTTGACCGGCGACCTCAACGTCGCGCACGACCGCCAGGACGTCGCGAACTGGCGGCGCAGCAACCAGGTCGAGGGTTTCCTCCCCGAGGAGCGGGCGTGGCTGGACAGCCAGCTGACACCGCGCACGCTGGTCGACGTCGTACGTCGGCTGCACCCGGATGCGGAGGGGCCGTACTCCTGGTGGAGCTGGCTCGGCCGCGCGTACGAGAAGGACGCCGGCTGGCGTATCGACTACCACCTCGCGACGCCCGGACTGGCGCGATCGGCCCGGGCCGCGGTGGTCGACCGCGAGCATCGTGGCACTCGCCTCAGCGACCACGCACCGGTGGTCGTCGACTACGACGTCAGCTGA
- a CDS encoding MFS transporter: MTSTAAPEQISVARRWAMLAVGTGSQAASAAMVVAPAFLIPELHRPVSEGGHGMSLAEAGLVASASMVGMMLTLVLWGVVVDRRGERFALLSGLVIAAVGGALATMAGGPWPMAAALALAGIGAAATNSASGRVVVGWFPPERRGFAMGIRQTGQPLGVGLAAGTVAVIAHAHGIGPALWVPTGAVALGALLVAFVVIDPPRPAVVAGSVANPYRTDSFLARVHGASVLLVVPQFLVWTFGLTWLVEDLDWSPGVAGLVIAGTQVAGAAARIGAGWVSDVVGSRMRPMRSVALLAALTMALLGVAAGQAGPEGSGLVTVLAVALLVVASAITVADNGLAFTAVAERAGPFWSGRALGMQNTAQHIAAAAVPPVAGLSITLWGYGATFALAGLLPLLAIAVVPVAAENDFS; this comes from the coding sequence GTGACCTCGACCGCCGCACCCGAGCAGATCAGCGTCGCTCGACGGTGGGCGATGCTCGCGGTCGGTACCGGTTCGCAGGCCGCTTCGGCCGCGATGGTCGTGGCGCCGGCGTTCCTGATCCCCGAACTGCACCGCCCGGTCTCCGAGGGCGGGCACGGCATGAGCCTGGCCGAGGCCGGCCTCGTCGCGTCCGCGTCGATGGTCGGAATGATGCTCACCCTCGTCCTCTGGGGCGTCGTCGTCGACCGCCGTGGTGAGCGGTTCGCTCTGCTCAGCGGTCTCGTGATCGCTGCTGTCGGCGGCGCACTGGCCACCATGGCGGGCGGTCCGTGGCCCATGGCGGCCGCCCTCGCGCTGGCTGGCATCGGTGCTGCCGCCACCAACTCTGCGTCCGGTCGCGTCGTCGTGGGCTGGTTCCCGCCCGAGCGCCGCGGCTTCGCCATGGGCATCCGGCAGACCGGTCAGCCGCTGGGCGTCGGCCTGGCCGCCGGCACCGTCGCGGTCATCGCGCACGCGCACGGCATCGGCCCGGCGCTGTGGGTACCGACCGGCGCCGTTGCCCTGGGCGCCCTGCTCGTCGCGTTCGTCGTGATCGACCCGCCGCGCCCTGCCGTCGTGGCCGGGAGCGTGGCGAATCCCTATCGCACCGACTCGTTCCTCGCGCGGGTCCACGGCGCCTCGGTGCTGCTCGTCGTCCCGCAGTTCCTCGTCTGGACCTTCGGCCTGACCTGGCTCGTCGAGGACCTCGACTGGTCCCCCGGCGTCGCCGGCCTCGTCATCGCCGGTACCCAGGTCGCCGGTGCCGCGGCCCGGATCGGCGCCGGTTGGGTGTCTGACGTCGTCGGCAGCCGGATGCGGCCGATGCGTTCGGTCGCACTCCTCGCCGCGTTGACGATGGCGCTGCTGGGGGTGGCGGCCGGGCAAGCTGGCCCCGAGGGCTCCGGCCTGGTGACCGTCCTGGCCGTTGCGCTCCTCGTCGTGGCGTCCGCGATCACCGTCGCCGACAACGGCCTGGCCTTCACCGCCGTTGCCGAACGGGCTGGCCCGTTCTGGTCCGGCCGTGCGCTCGGCATGCAGAACACCGCCCAGCACATTGCCGCCGCCGCGGTCCCGCCAGTGGCCGGCCTGTCGATCACGCTCTGGGGGTACGGCGCCACGTTCGCTCTCGCCGGCCTGCTCCCCCTGCTCGCGATCGCGGTCGTGCCGGTCGCGGCCGAGAACGATTTCAGCTGA
- a CDS encoding glycoside hydrolase family 65 protein — translation MNAADGPGPSHKAPPVSDPLDRTRFPVDEWRFVETRFCGADLGTTESLFTVGNGYLGLRGNYSESRDAHLDGTFINGFHETWPISHAEEAYGFARIGQTIVNVPDPKVIRLYVDDEPLQLSAADVIEYERALDFRTGVLTRELIWRTPGGKRVQVRSTRMVPLEQRHLAVLTFEVTLLDERASLAISSQLINRQDIEPEAPSNDGDAGAGADPRKAESFKGRVLIPRLHDADPNTGRIKLGYRTAQSGMTIGVVADHTLETVAHTSMSVHSEDDMAKVIYRVAAEPGITVKLTKVVSFHTAETVPPRELIDRCERTLDRTHEEGIAHQYSAQEAWLADFWQRADVEVPGQPAIQQAIRWNLFSILQASARAEGRGIAAKGVSGSGYGGHYFWDTEIYVMPFLTYTIPWAARNALRFRHALLDSARARARELSQKGALFPWRTINGHEASAYYAAGTAQYHIDADIAYALSQYVGATGDEEFLANAAVDIFVETARLWADLGFWRDESRRTFHIHGVTGPDEYTTVVNDNLYTNVLARFNLRRAARAVWELERDDPEAHAALVRRTGLTPEEPQEWADCSQGMFIPFDEFLGIHPQDGHFLEREMWDLENTPLEKRPLLLNYHPLVIYRFQVLKQADVVLALFLQGEEFTPEQKKADFDYYDPITTGDSTLSAVMQSIVAAEVGYHELALRYFVSALYVDLDDRHNNTADGVHVASTGGVWSALVSGFGGFRDIGPSAGDQQWQIDPRLPDDWSSLVYRVTLHGTRVRVTVRPEELELFIEDGSDPVTFSVRSELVTVGAGAPVTLPLKHQGPRLEGEPPYPAGIQRADGTVISAIVPTGE, via the coding sequence ATGAACGCCGCCGACGGCCCCGGCCCCTCCCACAAGGCGCCACCGGTCTCCGACCCGCTCGACCGCACTCGCTTCCCCGTCGACGAATGGCGATTCGTCGAGACCCGCTTCTGCGGCGCCGACCTCGGCACCACCGAGTCGCTCTTCACCGTCGGCAACGGCTACCTCGGCCTGCGCGGCAACTACTCCGAGAGCCGCGACGCCCACCTCGACGGCACCTTCATCAACGGGTTCCACGAGACCTGGCCGATCTCCCACGCCGAGGAGGCCTACGGCTTCGCCCGGATCGGGCAGACGATCGTCAACGTCCCCGATCCCAAGGTGATCCGGTTGTACGTCGACGACGAGCCCTTGCAGCTGTCGGCCGCGGACGTCATCGAGTACGAACGCGCACTCGACTTCCGGACCGGCGTCCTCACCCGCGAACTGATCTGGCGCACCCCGGGCGGCAAGCGGGTGCAGGTGCGGAGCACCCGGATGGTGCCGCTCGAGCAACGGCACCTCGCCGTCCTCACTTTCGAAGTGACCCTCCTCGACGAACGCGCGTCGCTGGCGATCTCCTCCCAACTGATCAACCGGCAGGACATCGAGCCCGAGGCCCCGTCCAACGACGGTGACGCCGGCGCCGGCGCGGACCCCCGCAAGGCGGAGTCGTTCAAGGGCCGGGTGTTGATCCCCCGCCTGCACGACGCCGACCCGAACACCGGGCGGATCAAGCTCGGCTACCGCACGGCCCAGAGCGGCATGACGATCGGTGTGGTCGCCGACCACACCCTGGAGACCGTCGCCCACACCTCGATGAGCGTGCACTCCGAGGACGACATGGCGAAGGTGATCTACCGCGTCGCCGCCGAGCCCGGGATCACCGTGAAGCTCACCAAGGTGGTCTCCTTCCACACCGCCGAGACGGTGCCGCCGCGCGAGCTGATCGACCGCTGCGAACGCACCCTCGACCGGACACACGAGGAGGGCATCGCCCACCAGTACTCCGCGCAGGAGGCCTGGCTCGCGGACTTCTGGCAGCGCGCCGACGTCGAGGTGCCCGGCCAGCCCGCCATCCAGCAGGCGATCCGGTGGAACCTCTTCTCGATCCTGCAGGCCTCGGCACGCGCCGAAGGTCGCGGCATCGCCGCCAAGGGAGTGAGCGGCTCCGGGTACGGCGGCCACTACTTCTGGGACACCGAGATCTACGTGATGCCGTTCCTCACCTACACGATCCCGTGGGCCGCCCGGAACGCCCTGCGCTTCCGGCACGCGCTGCTCGACAGCGCACGCGCCCGCGCCCGCGAGCTCTCCCAGAAGGGCGCGCTCTTCCCGTGGCGAACCATCAACGGCCACGAGGCCTCGGCCTACTACGCCGCCGGCACCGCGCAGTACCACATCGATGCGGACATCGCTTATGCCCTGAGCCAGTACGTCGGCGCCACCGGTGACGAGGAATTCCTGGCCAACGCGGCCGTCGACATCTTTGTCGAGACCGCCCGCCTGTGGGCCGATCTGGGCTTCTGGCGCGACGAGTCGCGGCGCACGTTCCACATCCACGGCGTCACCGGGCCCGACGAGTACACGACCGTCGTCAACGACAACCTCTACACGAACGTGCTCGCGCGGTTCAATCTCCGTCGCGCGGCCCGGGCGGTGTGGGAGCTGGAGCGCGACGACCCCGAGGCGCACGCGGCCCTCGTTCGTCGTACCGGGTTGACTCCGGAGGAGCCCCAGGAATGGGCCGACTGCTCGCAGGGGATGTTCATCCCGTTCGACGAGTTCCTCGGCATCCACCCGCAGGACGGGCACTTCCTCGAGCGCGAGATGTGGGACCTCGAGAACACGCCGCTGGAGAAGCGGCCGCTGCTGCTGAACTACCACCCGCTGGTGATCTACCGGTTCCAGGTGCTCAAGCAGGCCGACGTCGTGCTCGCGCTGTTCCTGCAGGGCGAGGAGTTCACGCCCGAGCAGAAGAAGGCGGACTTCGACTACTACGACCCGATCACCACCGGCGACTCGACGCTGTCCGCGGTGATGCAGTCGATCGTCGCGGCCGAGGTCGGCTATCACGAACTCGCGCTGCGCTACTTCGTCTCTGCCCTGTACGTCGACCTGGACGACCGCCACAACAACACCGCCGACGGGGTGCATGTCGCCTCGACCGGTGGCGTGTGGAGCGCCCTGGTTTCAGGGTTCGGCGGATTCCGCGACATCGGCCCCTCCGCCGGTGACCAGCAGTGGCAGATCGATCCGCGGCTCCCCGACGACTGGTCGTCCCTCGTCTACCGGGTGACCCTGCACGGCACCCGCGTGCGGGTGACGGTCCGCCCCGAGGAGCTCGAACTGTTCATCGAGGACGGCTCGGACCCGGTGACCTTCTCCGTGCGCTCGGAACTGGTGACCGTCGGCGCAGGTGCGCCGGTGACCCTGCCGTTGAAGCACCAGGGACCGCGCCTGGAGGGCGAGCCGCCGTACCCGGCAGGAATCCAGCGGGCCGACGGAACGGTGATCTCAGCGATCGTCCCGACGGGCGAGTGA
- a CDS encoding HAD family hydrolase has protein sequence MADHTVRWDDWDAVLFDLDGVVTPTAEVHMHAWAAMFSAFLVEQSATDGIAYPPYTEQDYFDHVDGKPRYDGVRAFLASRGITLPEGSPKDPPSAHTVCGLGNRKNDVFSEVLATDGVVAYPGSVALVEDLHRRGKPMAIVSSSRNAPAVLAAAGLTDYFGIIVHGGLAAELGLPGKPAPDTFSYAAAHFGATDARSVVLEDATSGVAAGRAGAFGLVIGVDRGAGPDALVEAGADLVVTDLDQLLEES, from the coding sequence GTGGCTGATCACACCGTGCGCTGGGATGACTGGGACGCCGTGCTCTTCGACCTCGACGGGGTGGTGACACCGACCGCCGAGGTGCACATGCACGCGTGGGCGGCGATGTTCAGCGCCTTCCTCGTCGAGCAGTCCGCGACGGACGGCATCGCCTATCCGCCGTACACGGAGCAGGACTACTTCGACCACGTCGACGGCAAGCCGCGGTACGACGGCGTGCGGGCCTTCCTGGCGTCCCGCGGCATCACGCTTCCCGAGGGCTCGCCCAAGGACCCGCCCAGCGCGCACACCGTGTGCGGCCTGGGCAACCGCAAGAACGACGTCTTCTCCGAGGTGCTGGCCACCGATGGCGTCGTCGCCTATCCGGGATCGGTCGCCCTCGTCGAGGACCTGCACCGACGGGGCAAGCCGATGGCGATCGTGTCGTCGTCCCGCAATGCACCGGCCGTGCTCGCTGCCGCGGGACTGACCGACTACTTCGGGATCATCGTCCACGGCGGGCTGGCCGCCGAACTGGGCCTGCCGGGCAAACCAGCACCCGACACCTTCTCCTACGCCGCCGCCCACTTCGGTGCCACCGATGCGCGGTCGGTCGTGCTCGAGGACGCCACCAGCGGTGTGGCCGCGGGACGCGCGGGCGCCTTCGGACTCGTGATCGGCGTCGACCGCGGCGCTGGGCCGGACGCCCTGGTCGAGGCCGGCGCGGACCTCGTCGTCACCGATCTCGACCAGTTGCTGGAGGAGTCCTGA
- a CDS encoding cytochrome P450: protein MRRLPLVGPVIGPVFDPIFGPLKQRVGIWLLNRTMRNGIDLRKLRFLPDSVTLPLKRDGLDPLPALMDVQAEAPVKKLADMFGKTVWLVSGYDEARDVLAGDAASWSNDLGQFVSQEGKSDEEQIGGLGMIDPPLHTQLRKYLTPEFTMRRLARLQPGIETIVTQRLDAMAAAGANGQSVDMVQEFAFAVPFDVICDLLGLPVDDRSRFLELGVARFDLTEGGAGAFGAAAHTREFLINAVREQRKNPGDGLIGALLKEHGDELDDVTLGGIADGVFLGGYETSASMLALGTYLIATTPEAGRMLRSDPDSVDRVVEELLRHLCVVQLAFLRFAKTDVVVGGVKIKAGDAVGVSLLAANRDPKLGEGLGDFDPTREPTRHLAFGWGMHRCVGAELARMELRTSLRMLAERFPDLSMAADISALEFRKLSAVYGVEALPVHLNGSDRESVTA from the coding sequence ATGCGTCGTCTCCCCCTCGTCGGTCCCGTGATCGGGCCGGTGTTCGACCCCATCTTCGGACCGCTCAAGCAGCGCGTCGGCATCTGGCTCCTGAACCGCACCATGCGCAACGGCATCGACCTGCGCAAACTGCGCTTCCTGCCCGACTCCGTGACCCTGCCGCTCAAGCGCGACGGCCTCGACCCGTTGCCTGCGTTGATGGACGTCCAGGCCGAGGCTCCGGTCAAGAAGCTCGCCGACATGTTCGGTAAGACCGTCTGGCTGGTCAGCGGGTACGACGAAGCCCGCGATGTCCTCGCCGGGGACGCGGCGTCGTGGTCCAACGACCTCGGCCAGTTCGTCTCCCAGGAGGGCAAGTCCGACGAGGAGCAGATCGGCGGCCTCGGCATGATCGACCCGCCGCTGCACACGCAGTTGCGGAAGTACCTCACCCCCGAGTTCACGATGCGCCGCCTCGCGCGCCTGCAGCCCGGCATCGAAACGATCGTCACGCAGCGCCTGGATGCGATGGCCGCGGCCGGAGCCAACGGTCAGTCCGTTGACATGGTGCAGGAGTTCGCGTTCGCCGTACCGTTCGACGTCATCTGCGACCTGCTCGGCCTGCCGGTCGACGACCGGTCGCGGTTCCTCGAGCTCGGCGTCGCGCGCTTCGACCTGACCGAGGGGGGAGCGGGTGCGTTCGGCGCGGCCGCCCACACCCGTGAGTTCCTGATCAACGCGGTGCGTGAGCAGCGCAAGAACCCCGGTGACGGCCTGATCGGTGCACTCCTCAAGGAGCACGGCGACGAACTCGACGACGTCACCCTCGGCGGCATTGCCGACGGCGTCTTCCTCGGCGGCTACGAGACCTCGGCCAGCATGCTCGCCCTGGGCACGTACCTGATCGCGACCACTCCCGAGGCCGGCCGGATGCTCCGTTCGGACCCCGACTCGGTCGACCGGGTCGTGGAGGAGCTGCTCCGCCACCTGTGTGTCGTCCAGCTCGCCTTCCTGCGGTTCGCGAAGACCGACGTCGTCGTCGGCGGCGTGAAGATCAAGGCCGGCGACGCGGTGGGCGTCTCGCTGCTCGCCGCCAACCGCGACCCGAAGCTCGGCGAAGGCCTCGGCGACTTCGACCCGACCCGCGAACCCACCCGCCACCTGGCCTTCGGCTGGGGCATGCACCGCTGCGTCGGGGCCGAACTGGCCCGGATGGAGCTGCGCACCTCGCTGCGGATGCTCGCCGAGCGCTTCCCCGACCTGAGCATGGCCGCGGACATCTCCGCCCTGGAGTTCCGCAAGCTCTCGGCCGTGTACGGCGTCGAGGCGCTGCCGGTCCACCTCAACGGCAGTGACCGGGAGTCCGTCACCGCCTGA
- a CDS encoding TetR/AcrR family transcriptional regulator — MSTPAVTRVPQEERTRAMRQRLMEATVDLLVEKGFGGTTTTLVSERAGVSRGAQLHHFPTKNDLVVAAVSHLTEIRGEELAAAAAQLPRGKNRTRAVVEMLGEHFASPVFAAALELWVAARTDAALLEAVGPLEERVGRETHRLTVQLLDVDEAAPRVRELVQATLDLVRGLGLANTLGDDARRRRRILTEWARTLDESLGFEARSARTSTTGRKT, encoded by the coding sequence GTGTCGACCCCTGCCGTGACTCGTGTGCCCCAGGAGGAGCGCACGCGCGCCATGCGGCAGCGGCTGATGGAAGCCACCGTCGACCTCCTCGTCGAGAAGGGCTTCGGCGGTACGACGACCACGCTCGTCTCCGAGCGGGCCGGCGTCAGCAGGGGTGCCCAACTGCACCACTTCCCGACCAAGAACGACCTCGTCGTCGCGGCGGTCTCCCACCTCACCGAGATCCGCGGCGAGGAACTGGCTGCGGCAGCGGCACAACTGCCCCGTGGCAAGAACCGCACCCGCGCCGTCGTCGAGATGCTCGGGGAGCACTTCGCGTCGCCGGTCTTCGCAGCCGCCCTCGAACTGTGGGTCGCGGCGCGCACCGATGCCGCGCTGCTCGAAGCCGTCGGACCGCTCGAGGAGCGGGTCGGCCGCGAGACGCACCGGCTGACGGTGCAGCTGCTCGACGTCGACGAGGCCGCGCCCCGGGTGCGCGAACTCGTCCAGGCGACCCTGGACCTCGTCCGTGGTCTGGGCCTGGCCAACACGCTCGGTGACGACGCCCGTCGTCGTCGCCGGATCCTCACCGAATGGGCGCGCACGCTCGACGAATCGCTGGGTTTCGAGGCTCGCTCCGCTCGCACCTCAACCACCGGGAGAAAAACATGA
- a CDS encoding TIGR03084 family metal-binding protein translates to MTVLDGVIADLTAEGDQLRAAVAGLDADGWTTFTPAEGWTVATTIGHLLWTDEVAVLAAGALTDEGKQAWDAVVLQAIDDPTGFVDKGALELGALAPNDLLARWDAGRVALPEALRAHPDGAKMPWFGPPMSPTSMATARFMETWAHALDVYEALALAPEVTDRIRHVAHIGVRTRNYSFINNELPAPTDEFRIELTAPSGELWTWGAEDAPQSVRGSAYDFCQLVTQRIHRDNTDLVTVGTDAEKWLTIAQAFAGPAGGGRDPK, encoded by the coding sequence ATGACTGTCCTGGACGGCGTGATCGCCGACCTCACCGCCGAGGGGGACCAGCTCCGCGCCGCGGTCGCGGGTCTCGACGCCGACGGCTGGACCACGTTCACTCCCGCCGAGGGGTGGACCGTCGCAACCACGATCGGCCACCTGCTCTGGACCGACGAGGTGGCCGTGCTGGCTGCCGGTGCGTTGACCGACGAGGGCAAGCAGGCCTGGGACGCCGTCGTACTCCAGGCGATCGACGACCCGACCGGGTTCGTCGACAAGGGCGCGTTGGAGCTCGGTGCCCTCGCACCGAACGACCTGTTGGCCCGCTGGGACGCCGGCCGGGTCGCACTTCCCGAGGCGCTGCGCGCCCACCCCGACGGCGCGAAGATGCCGTGGTTCGGTCCGCCGATGTCGCCCACCTCGATGGCGACCGCCCGATTCATGGAGACCTGGGCGCACGCACTCGATGTGTATGAAGCCCTGGCGCTCGCCCCGGAGGTGACCGATCGGATCCGCCACGTCGCCCACATCGGCGTCCGCACCCGCAACTACTCCTTCATCAACAACGAACTCCCGGCGCCGACCGACGAGTTCCGCATTGAGCTGACCGCGCCGAGCGGCGAGCTCTGGACGTGGGGCGCGGAGGACGCGCCCCAGAGTGTGCGCGGCTCCGCGTACGACTTCTGCCAGCTCGTCACGCAGCGCATCCACCGCGACAACACGGACCTGGTCACCGTCGGCACCGACGCCGAGAAGTGGCTGACCATCGCGCAAGCCTTCGCCGGTCCCGCCGGCGGCGGAAGGGACCCGAAGTGA